The Oncorhynchus tshawytscha isolate Ot180627B unplaced genomic scaffold, Otsh_v2.0 Un_contig_120_pilon_pilon, whole genome shotgun sequence genome window below encodes:
- the LOC121844570 gene encoding LOW QUALITY PROTEIN: NTPase KAP family P-loop domain-containing protein 1-like (The sequence of the model RefSeq protein was modified relative to this genomic sequence to represent the inferred CDS: inserted 1 base in 1 codon) — protein sequence MITKDLPSDHIYAYALSKTLIKVSSPATVGLYSSCQNRINMILRYIEVHMEQEAERREQSYQGRSKPRSVKASITGLLTLICRLLFYRPVWTEENQRRKNVRFIYVRFSAWHFAGSDLLWAGLVMRLCLALQESFGKLQLGLYRVAQHNEEDEVKKKVIENTSSEWRSKKFCCFPLWSLVLAVLLAALIVLVFLGKYGFPEVPDAPELDGLGSGNGTGGEEGPSEAQRGAGVLEGLAFAVFGLPAAAAMRFIFQMGKNLIFNQDLNVRKALDNERVSGQLGFMNEVRKEMWLLSRFILFMEVFEQRRIRVVLEITNLDRCAPKKIVGVLDAISILLSDEXVPFISLLAVNPEVLVQQVNYADGCFSKEDRAYAFLNRIVTLAFTIPPLCHTSKHKVFYNIVSGQSEITEEAKSHGSKGIELDLGSPKSSLSWIESTPQTKETSSILTEASIPLIDNNHIKEAHVAFALSEDEADKAIESALESILSSNRGNLHHYISDDTMSMRRVINSIRVTVVLMEALKTELPPPENIAAWVVLANHWPCRLSWILQCLEDEQQRAEIDDVFSDSRMELHMMREEIEDLLEQDGDPEMFEMFLKVHFQFRVRDAERFKLTTVNLDHSIRRELARIRGTTGLKNSGWGRNLAPLNIRTVINMTSEDVCKALARINLPKKYADIVRSNDLTGQALVFGDPDDLKQLLQMTFGEWTTFRLHFLGIGGRAQSGAKATSLNPKQLTNQQSKQPHFGSHSHGSTLNLSFS from the exons ATGATAACAAAAG ATTTGCCGTCGGATCACATCTATGCGTACGCTCTGTCCAAGACTCTGATTAAAGTGTCCTCTCCTGCTACAGTGGGCCTCTACTCATCATGTCAGAACCGCATCAACATGATCCTCAGATAtatagagg TCCACATGGagcaggaggcagagaggagggagcagagtTACCAGGGCAGATCCAAGCCTCGTTCCGTCAAAGCCTCCATCACTGGTCTCCTAACTCTGATCTGCAGGCTGCTGTTCTACCGACCCGTCTGGACCGAGGAGAACCAGCGGCGGAAGAATGTCCGGTTCATCTATGTTCGGTTCTCCGCATGGCACTTCGCCGGGAGTGACCTCCTCTGGGCGGGGCTGGTGATGAGACTGTGCCTGGCACTGCAGGAGAGCTTCGGGAAACTTCAG CTGGGCCTGTACCGCGTGGCGCAGCACAACGAGGAGGATGAGGTGAAGAAGAAGGTGATTGAAAACACATCGTCAGAGTGGAGATCTAAGAAGTTCTGCTGTTTCCCCCTCTGGTCCCTGGTCCTGGCCGTGCTGCTGGCTGCTCTCATAGTCCTCGTCTTTCTG GGGAAGTATGGCTTCCCGGAGGTTCCAGACGCACCTGAACTGGACGGACTGGGATCCGGAAACGGAACAGGAGGAGAAGAAGGTCCGAGTGAAGCCCAAAGAGGGGCCGGGGTGTTGGAGGGCCTGGCGTTCGCTGTCTTCGGGCTTCCTGCAGCAGCAGCTATGAGATTCATCTTCCAGATGGGAAAGAACCTGATCTTCAACCAGGACCTGAACGTCCGTAAGGCACTGGACAACGAGAGGGTCAGCGGCCAACTGGGGTTCATGAACGAG gTGAGGAAGGAGATGTGGCTGTTGTCCAGGTTCATCCTGTTCATGGAGGTATTTGAGCAGAGGAGGATCCGCGTGGTTCTGGAGATCACTAACCTGGACCGATGTGCTCCTAAGAAGATCGTTGGTGTCCTGGATGCTATCAGTATACTGCTCTCTGATG GAGTCCCCTTTATCTCTCTGCTGGCAGTCAACCCTGAGGTCCTGGTTCAACAG GTGAACTATGCAGATGGGTGCTTCAGTAAAGAAGACAGAGCCTATGCCTTCCTGAACCGCATCGTGACCCTGGCCTTCACCATACCGCCGCTCTGCCACACCTCCAAGCACAAG GTGTTCTACAATATCGTTAGCGGCCAATCAGAGATCACGGAAGAAGCCAAGAGTCATGGGTCAAAGGGGATCGAGCTGGACCTGGGCAGCCCGAAGTCATCCCTCTCCTGGATCGAGAGCACCCCCCAAACAAAGGAGACGTCAAGTATTCTGACGGAGGCCAGTATTCCTTTGATAGACAACAACCACATCAAGGAGGCGCACGTGGCGTTTGCGCTGAGTGAGGACGAGGCGGACAAGGCGATAGAATCTGCGCTGGAGAGCATCCTGTCCAGTAACAGAGGGAACCTCCACCACTACATCTCTGATGACACCATGTCCATGAGACGGGTCATCAACTCCATCAGGGTCACCGTGGTGCTCATGGAGGCTCTGAAGACTGAGCTGCCTCCGCCAGAGAACATCGCTGCCTGG GTCGTTCTTGCCAACCATTGGCCCTGTCGTCTCAGCTGGATCCTACAGTGTCTGGAGGACgagcagcagagagcagagaTCGATGAC GTGTTCAGCGACTCGAGGATGGAGCTTCACATGATGAGGGAGGAGATCGAAGACCTGCTGGAGCAGGACGGAGATCCAGAGATGTTTGAGATGTTCCTCAAG GTGCATTTCCAGTTCAGGGTGAGGGACGCGGAGAGGTTCAAGCTGACCACGGTTAACCTGGATCATTCTATCAGGAGGGAACTGGCCCGGATCAGAGGGACCACCGGACTGAAGAATTCTGGGTGGGGGAGGAACCTGGCTCCTCTCAACATCAGGACTGTTATCAACATGACCTCTGAGGACGTCTGCAAAGCG CTGGCGAGGATAAACCTCCCTAAGAAGTACGCAGACATCGTCCGTAGCAATGACCTCACCGGCCAGGCCCTGGTCTTCGGTGATCCCGACGACCTCAAACAGCTGCTCCAGATGACCTTCGGGGAGTGGACGACCTTCAGACTCCACTTCCTGGGTATCGGTGGGAGGGCCCAAAGTGGAGCCAAGGCCACTTCCCTAAACCCCAAACAACTGACCAATCAGCAGTCCAAACAACCTCATTTCGGTTCCCACAGCCACGGATCAACATTAAATTTGTCTTTTTCTTGA